The following are encoded in a window of Leucoraja erinacea ecotype New England unplaced genomic scaffold, Leri_hhj_1 Leri_586S, whole genome shotgun sequence genomic DNA:
- the LOC129694232 gene encoding circularly permutated Ras protein 1-like, translating to MWECEFCHKENCLDYRHNKGSCREDQVYVQLMNPTMVEDVTDSLVVFCVDISGSMSVTFEQQIGKGVGESLYMSRLQAVQEAVSQSLDYLLQTSPRTRVTLVTFNNEVTIYGDGLGTPRTLQDFQLIDQEYLKNRGITEPQPRCISESRDALRQRIHMLQECGSTALGPAALVSIAMASRKPGSKVIICTDRRANTILGNLEDIAEDKIYQSSKLFYSHMAEYAMKQGVIISVLTIEGTDCRLLELGQLADKTGGKVNITNRPVYTASLNSFWMMM from the exons ATGTGGGAATGTGAATTCTGCCACAAAGAGAATTGTCTGGACTATCGACACAACAAGGGCAGCTGCAGAGAAGACCAGGTGTATGTACAGCTCATGAACCCGACCATGGTGGAGGATGTCACCGACTCCCTCGTTGTGTTCTGTGTCGACATCTCCGGCAGCATGAGTGTCACGTTCGAG CAACAGATTGGAAAGGGCGTTGGAGAATCGCTCTACATGTCCCGGCTACAG GCTGTGCAAGAGGCCGTGAGCCAGTCGCTGGACTACCTGCTGCAAACCTCGCCCAGGACCAGGGTGACTTTGGTCACCTTCAACAACGAG GTAACCATTTACGGGGACGGGCTGGGAACGCCACGGACTCTGCAGGACTTTCAGCTCATTGACCAAGAGTATCTGAAGAACAGGGGAATTACCGAGCCCCAGCCTCGCTGCATCTCGGAGAGCAGAGACGCCCTGCGGCAGCGGATACACAT GCTGCAGGAGTGCGGGTCGACTGCGCTGGGGCCGGCTGCGCTGGTGTCCATAGCAATGGCCTCACGGAAGCCGGGCTCCAAG GTTATCATTTGCACAGACAGACGGGCTAACACCATCCTGGGTAACCTGGAGGACATTGCAGAAGATAAGATTTACCAGTCCTCCAAACTGTTCTACAGCCACATGGCAGAGTACGCCATGAAGCAGGG GGTGATCATCTCAGTGTTGACCATCGAGGGCACCGACTGCAGGCTGCTGGAGCTGGGACAGCTAGCGGATAAAACCGGGGGCAAG GTGAACATCACCAACCGGCCAGTCTATACAGCGAGTTTGAACTCATTCTGGATGATGATGTGA